A genomic region of Trifolium pratense cultivar HEN17-A07 linkage group LG3, ARS_RC_1.1, whole genome shotgun sequence contains the following coding sequences:
- the LOC123915157 gene encoding ATP-dependent Clp protease ATP-binding subunit ClpA homolog CD4B, chloroplastic-like, whose protein sequence is MLENLTDYAKQAVLAAKAEARFGGHKYISTEHILLGILGDSNGLAAKILNSCGIDVNVSREHVMKLIGIGGGCVGLSCEDLRFTYDAKNVLDFSLKHAKSLGHDYVDTMHLLLGLLQGTNGVVTQLLESQGTNVNKIREQVIRQIEENVPQSSKNKMGSQVEGNVHDDVVTAEGSKNNQMKVPVVSQNNNLGAKKDENVIKQKSSLETFGTNLTKLAQEGKLHPFVGREEQVERVIQIICRRMKNNPCLVGEPGVGKTSIIQGLAQRILSGYVPEKLKGKKVITLDVADFLYVISNQGSSEERIKCLIKEIEQTGDVILFVKEVHHLFDAATSGARSFSYILKHALERGVIQCIFATTVNEHRLYMESDITLKRIFQPVKVVEPSVEETIEILKGLRGTYETHYKLQYTDEALVAAVNLSQQYLSDRFLPDKAIDLIDEAGSHVQLFHSKNKKKGNASIPSVKKCDIQHVISSWIGVPVSDVSKEEGENLLNLENILHKQVIGQDEGISTICRAIRRARVGLRNSRRPIASFMFTGPSGVGKTELANALATNYYGSKDSLIRLDMSEYMDSYNAARLIGAPPGYLGFDDGGQLTEAVRKNSHAVVLFDEIEKAHSDVFNLMLQILDDGRLTDGKGQTVDFKSTLIIMTSNLGNNIIEGIDDKDSSFDHKKILVMEELKNHFRPEFLNRLDEIIVFKQLTRLEVKQIANIMLREVCQKLKVKDINLSLTSRFRDYVIQHGYNPSYGARPLRRTIARFLEDTLAEKMLRKEIKEGDSIVVDINDDEGNVIVLNKKNVKKEDLCTSFVDSDGGNDLADEKRKDMVGISCNLMGKMLDILGHRKSP, encoded by the exons ATGTTGGAAAATTTAACAGATTATGCTAAGCAAGCAGTGTTGGCTGCAAAAGCAGAAGCTAGATTTGGGGGACATAAATACATTAGTACAGAACATATATTACTTGGAATCCTTGGTGATTCAAATGGTTTGGCTGCAAAAATTCTTAATTCTTGTGGAATTGATGTTAATGTTAGTAGAGAGCATGTAATGAAGTTGATTGGTATAGGTGGTGGATGTGTTGGTTTGTCTTGTGAAGATTTAAGGTTTACTTATGATGCTAAGAATGTTCTTGATTTCTCACTCAAACATGCAAAGTCTCTAG GTCATGATTATGTTGACACAATGCACCTACTTTTGGGGTTACTTCAAGGGACTAATGGTGTGGTAACTCAATTGCTTGAAAGTCAAGGTACTAATGTAAACAAAATTAGAGAACAG GTAATTAGACAAATTGAAGAAAATGTTCCTCAAAGTTCTAAGAATAAAATGGGAAGCCAGGTTGAAGGAAATGTTCATGATGATGTTGTTACTGCTGAAGGTTCTAAGAATAATCAGATGAAAGTTCCTGTTGTGTCTCAAAACAATAACTTAGGCGcgaaaaaagatgaaaatgtgATTAAACAAAAGTCTTCCCTTGAGACTTTTGGAACTAATCTGACAAAATTGGCACAAGAG GGTAAACTTCATCCTTTTGTGGGAAGGGAAGAGCAAGTAGAGCGCGTGATTCAGATAATTTGTAGACGGATGAAAAACAATCCGTGCCTTGTAGGAGAGCCAGGAGTAGGTAAAACTTCAATCATACAAGGTCTTGCTCAAAGAATTTTGAGTGGATATGTTCCTGAAAAACTCAAGGGGAAAAAG GTGATTACATTAGATGTGGCTGATTTTTTATATGTAATATCAAATCAAGGATCTTCTGAAGAAAGAATCAAGTGTTTAATTAAGGAAATTGAACAAACTGGTGATGTGATACTTTTTGTGAAAGAAGTTCATCACTTATTCGATGCAGCAACATCCGGTGCTCGCAGTTTCTCATACATTTTGAAACATGCCCTTGAAAGAGGTGTAATTCAA TGCATATTTGCTACAACAGTGAATGAACACAGATTGTACATGGAGAGTGATATAACCTTAAAAAGAATATTTCAGCCAGTTAAAGTGGTTGAACCATCTGTTGAAGAAACCATAGAAATTCTTAAAGGCCTTCGCGGAACATATGAGACGCATTATAAACTTCAATACACAGATGAAGCTCTTGTTGCAGCTGTAAATTTGTCTCAACAATATTTAAG CGATCGTTTCTTACCTGATAAGGCAATCGACTTGATCGATGAAGCTGGATCGCATGTTCAACTTTTTCATTCAAAG AACAAAAAGAAAGGGAATGCTTCAATCCCTAGTGTGAAAAAGTGTGATATTCAACATGTTATTTCATCTTGGATTGGAGTACCAGTCAGTGATGTATCAAAGGAAGAAGGCGAAAACCTCCTCAACTTAGAAAACATTCTTCACAAGCAAGTCATCGGTCAAGACGAAGGAATCAGTACAATCTGCCGAGCTATTCGTCGTGCTAGAGTCGGTCTAAGAAACAGTAGAAGGCCTATTGCAAGCTTCATGTTCACCGGTCCTTCGGGCGTAGGAAAAACCGAATTAGCCAATGCACTTGCGACAAACTATTATGGCTCAAAAGACTCATTGATAAGATTAGATATGAGTGAGTACATGGATAGTTATAATGCAGCTAGATTAATTGGAGCACCTCCTGGCTATCTCGGTTTCGACGATGGCGGTCAATTAACAGAAGCTGTTAGGAAAAATTCTCATGCAGTTGTTTTATTCGACGAGATTGAAAAAGCACATTCAGATGTTTtcaatttaatgcttcaaattCTTGATGATGGAAGACTCACAGATGGAAAAGGTCAAACAGTTGACTTTAAAAGTACACTCATCATAATGACTAGCAATCTTGGTAACAACATCATTGAAGGAATTGATGATAAAGATAGTTCATTTGATCATAAGAAAATTTTAGTTATGGAGGAATTGAAGAATCATTTTAGACCTGAGTTTTTGAATAGACTTGATGAGATAATTGTTTTTAAACAACTAACAAGATTAGAAGTTAAACAAATTGCTAATATAATGTTAAGAGAAGTGTGTCAAAAGTTGAAGGTTAAAGATATAAATCTTTCTTTGACTAGTAGGTTTAGGGATTATGTGATTCAACATGGATATAACCCTAGCTATGGTGCAAGACCATTGAGAAGGACTATTGCAAGATTTTTGGAAGATACATTGGCTGAAAAGATGTTaaggaaagaaataaaagaaggTGATTCAATTGTTGTTGATATTAATGATGATGAGGGGAATGTTATTGTGTtgaataagaaaaatgttaaaaaggAAGATCTTTGTACAAGTTTTGTTGATTCAGATGGTGGCAATGATTTGGCAGATGAAAAGAGAAAAGATATGGTTGGAATTTCATGTAATTTGATGGGAAAAATGTTGGACATTCTTGGACATAGGAAAAGTCCATAA
- the LOC123912882 gene encoding protein FERTILITY RESTORER RF2, mitochondrial-like, with the protein MMATSAVTSLPKLPPVRRGGHCIQENVVLTSKFPRGLVAVNSSRSFSCTQFPLGRRTRSQAATIICAAASNARCGAEQTQTITREAPTITHLPGKEKSPQLDDGGSGFPPRDDDDGGGGGGGGGNWSGGFFFFGFLAFLGFLKDKESEDDGYSYSDNRRRR; encoded by the exons ATGATGGCTACTAGTGCAGTTACATCTTTGCCCAAATTACCACCAG TAAGAAGAGGTGGCCACTGCATTCAAGAGAATGTTGTTCTTACATCTAAATTTCCAAGAGGACTAGTTGCTGTTAATAGTTCAAGATCATTCAGCTGTACACAGTTTCCACTTGGTAGAAGAACTCGTTCTCAGGCAGCAACTATAATATGTGCTGCAGCTTCG AATGCAAGATGTGGTGCAGAGCAAACTCAGACTATTACTCGAGAGGCTCCTACAATTACCCATCTTCCTG GTAAGGAGAAGTCCCCACAACTCGACGATGGCGGAAGTGGATTTCCACCTCGTGATGATGATGACGGCGGGGGAGGAGGCGGAGGAGGCGGCAACTGGTCTGgtggatttttcttttttgggttCCTTGCTTTTCTTGGCTTCTTAAAGGACAAAGAAAGTGAAGATGATGGTTATTCTTACAGCGATAACCGAAGAAGGCGGTGA
- the LOC123915156 gene encoding uncharacterized protein LOC123915156 — MDLDHHGWSNSKIFIDQQHGIAKLGVENFHRTTLSSTRGMLYDTTINSSDLHDTFGLFSVCTSMIGIASIAVASLPKLPPGRRGGHCIEKNVVPRGLVAVNNSRSFKFPRGLVAVNSSRSFSSTQFPLGRRTRSHEATIICAAPFNAKCGAEQTQTVTRKAPTITHFPAKEKSPQLDGGRSGFPPCNGDGGGGGGGNWSGGFFFFGFLAFLGFLNDKESESEDDGYAYSDNRRRRPRPR; from the exons ATGGATTTGGATCATCATGGTTGGTCAAACtcaaaaatatttatagatCAACAACATGGAATAGCAAAACTAGGTGTAGAAAATTTTCATAGAACAACATTATCATCAACAAGAG GAATGCTATATGACACGACCATCAATTCGTCGGACTTGCACGACACTTTTGGGCTA TTCTCTGTCTGCACATCAATGATAGGCATAGCTTCTATTGCAGTTGCATCTTTGCCCAAATTACCACCTG GAAGAAGAGGTGGCCACTGCATTGAAAAGAATGTTGTTCCAAGAGGACTAGTGGCTGTTAATAATTCAAGATCATTTAAATTTCCAAGAGGACTAGTGGCTGTTAATAGTTCAAGATCATTTAGCTCTACGCAGTTTCCACTTGGCAGAAGAACTCGTTCTCACGAAGCAACGATAATATGTGCTGCGCCTTTT AATGCAAAATGTGGTGCAGAGCAAACTCAGACTGTTACTCGAAAGGCTCCGACAATTACCCATTTTCCTG CTAAGGAGAAGTCCCCACAACTCGACGGTGGCAGAAGTGGATTTCCACCATGTAATGGTGACGGCGGGGGAGGAGGTGGCGGCAACTGGTCTGgtggatttttcttttttgggttCCTTGCTTTTCTTGGCTTCTTAAATGACAAAGAAAGTGAAAGTGAAGATGATGGTTATGCTTACAGTGATAACCGGAGAAGGCGCCCGCGGCCGCGGTGA